The following coding sequences are from one Nicotiana tomentosiformis chromosome 3, ASM39032v3, whole genome shotgun sequence window:
- the LOC104116059 gene encoding transcription factor ICE1-like, with protein MLSHSMGWMDGKEDEETGSWVHQNNNENNHNNNNRDEMEMGALSTFKSMLDAEDVDWYNMATNNNNNHNNSGGAMQFGSNFTEAENNLLLQPVDSSSSCSPSSASVLNNLDPSQVHFFFPQKSTIPPLLSGLNNPLENGFDLGCGEKGFLETHQNLSVLNKTGMFTSGFQDLSSQNQMGHNNLSSFTQFPCTNLLQMPLTSSGFGPLVGFGDNSANDNSVFLNRSKLLKPLDNFASIGAQPTLFQKRAALRKNLANNSSGNLGNEIGQTSSNKEVNERKRKCSNLDELEDVSLDGSTLNYDSDDLIEKVEDSVKNGGNSSNATSAVTGVDQKGKKKGLPAKNLMAERRRRKKLNDRLYMLRSVVPKISKMDRASILGDAIEYLKELLQKINDLHNELESTPPGSSLTPATSFYPLTPTATALPGRIKEELCPSSFASPLSSPTGQPPRVEVRAREGRAVNIHMFCSRRPGLLLSTMRALDNLGLDIQQAVISCFNGFALDIFRAEQSKEGQDIHPEQIKAVLLDSAGFHGMI; from the exons atgttatCTCATAGTATGGGTTGGATGGATGGTAAAGAAGATGAAGAAACTGGTTCATGGGTTCATCAAAATAACAATGAAAATaatcataacaacaacaacagagatgaaaTGGAGATGGGTGCACTTTCTACTTTCAAATCTATGCTTGATGCTGAAGATGTAGACTGGTACAACATGGccactaacaacaacaacaatcacaACAACAGTGGTGGTGCCATGCAATTTGGTTCTAATTTTACTGAAGCTGAAAACAATTTGCTTTTACAGCCAGTGGATTCATCATCTTCTTGTTCACCATCTTCTGCTTCTGTTTTAAACAATCTTGACCCTTCTCAGGTTCACTTTTTCTTTCCCCAAAAATCCACTATTCCTCCTTTGCTCAGTGGCTTAAACAACCCATTGGAAAATGGTTTTGATTTGGGTTGTGGTGAAAAGGGGTTTCTTGAAACTCATCAAAATTTGAGTGTTTTGAATAAAACTGGGATGTTTACTAGTGGGTTTCAAGATTTGAGCTCTCAAAACCAAATGGGGCATAACAATTTGAGTTCTTTTACTCAATTCCCTTGTACCAATTTGCTACAAATGCCTCTAACAAGTTCTGGTTTTGGTCCATTGGTTGGGTTTGGTGACAATTCTGCAAATGACAACTCTGTGTTTCTTAATAGGTCTAAGTTATTAAAACCTCTTGATAATTTTGCTTCAATTGGAGCACAACCTACTCTTTTCCAAAAAAGGGCTGCACTTAggaaaaacttggctaataatAGTAGCGGCAATTTGGGGAATGAAATTGGTCAGACTTCAAGCAATAAAGAAGTGAATGAAAGGAAGAGGAAATGTAGTAATTTGGATGAACTTGAAGATGTGAGTCTTGACGGATCTACATTGAATTACGATTCTGATGACCTTATTGAAAAGGTGGAGGATAGTGTTAAAAATGGTGGGAATAGCTCAAATGCAACTAGTGCTGTTACTGGTGTGGATcagaaagggaaaaagaaaggACTTCCGGCTAAGAATCTGATGGCTGAACGCCGCCGTAGGAAGAAACTCAATGATAGGCTTTACATGCTGAGATCTGTTGTTCCAAAGATTAGTAAG ATGGACAGGGCTTCAATCTTAGGAGATGCAATTGAGTACTTAAAGGAGCTTCTACAGAAAATCAATGACCTGCATAATGAACTCGAGTCAACACCACCTGGCTCTTCATTGACTCCGGCAACAAGCTTCTACCCTTTAACGCCAACTGCAACAGCTCTACCTGGCCGAATCAAGGAAGAACTTTGTCCGAGTTCATTTGCAAGCCCACTGTCTAGCCCTACTGGTCAACCTCCAAGG GTTGAAGTAAGGGCAAGAGAAGGAAGGGCTGTGAATATCCATATGTTTTGCAGCCGCAGACCAGGCCTTTTACTCTCAACAATGAGGGCTCTGGACAATCTTGGACTGGACATTCAACAGGCTGTTATCAGCTGCTTCAATGGGTTTGCCTTGGATATCTTCCGAGCTGAG CAATCCAAAGAAGGTCAAGACATCCATCCAGAACAAATTAAGGCAGTGTTGCTGGACTCTGCTGGCTTCCATGGGATGATATAA
- the LOC104116058 gene encoding auxin response factor 2A isoform X1 gives MSTSEVSIKGYSEPIDGSRPVSETVRSAPVVGKVDAETALYTELWRACAGPLVTVPREGELVYYFPQGHIEQVEASTNQVADQQMPLYNLPSKILCRVVNVLLKAEPDTDEVFAQVTLMPEPNQDENTVKKESMRPPPPRFHVHSFCKTLTASDTSTHGGFSVLRRHADECLPPLDMSRQPPTQELVAKDLHGNEWRFRHIFRGQPRRHLLQSGWSVFVSSKRLVAGDAFIFLRGENGELRVGVRRAMRQQGNAPSSVISSHSMHLGVLATAWHAIQTKTMFTVYYKPRTSPTEFIVPYDQYMESVKNNYSIGMRFKMRFEGEEAPEQRFTGTIVGTEDSDPKRWPESKWRCLKVRWDENSTIPRPDQVSPWKIEPALSPPALNVPPIARPKRPRSSILPSSPDSSVLTREGSSRITADPSQASGFSRVLQGQELSTLRGGFAESNDLDVSEKPMIWPPSVDDEKIDIHSASKRYLSDKWLPLGRPESSLTDLLSGFGVQNNSSHGFCLPSADKTAFGASLVKRQAQDQEKDFSLLGKPWSLLSSGLSLNLMDSGSKAPGQGGDTPYQMQGDARYSGFGEFSVLPGHRVDNQQGSWFMPQSVSPYFQLSSHSRELRHKPTVVQKPEAVKPKEGNCKLFGIPLTSNVCTDPVMTRKRSLMDSASNMNIGINSHQSPATDSDQRSEQSKGSKVLDDGITANDQDKQFHTSHLAARDRDAKGHSSSTRSCTKVHKQGTALGRSVDLAKFNNYDELIAELDQLFDFNGELKARSKSWLVVYTDDEGDMMLVGDDPWQEFCGMVRKIFIYTKDEVQRMNPGTLNSKGEDTSSVAEGSEAKEVKSLQHPSESGQEES, from the exons ATGTCTACTTCAGAGGTGTCGATTAAAGGTTACAGCGAGCCAATTGATGGCTCAAGGCCGGTCTCAGAGACTGTTCGGAGTGCTCCCGTTGTCGGAAAAG TCGATGCTGAGACAGCGTTGTACACGGAGCTTTGGCGCGCGTGTGCCGGTCCACTTGTGACGGTTCCTCGTGAGGGTGAGCTGGTGTACTACTTTCCTCAAGGTCATATCGAGCAG GTTGAAGCATCAActaatcaagtggctgatcagcAGATGCCTTTGTATAATCTTCCTTCTAAGATCCTATGCCGCGTGGTTAACGTCCTGTTGAAG GCTGAACCAGACACTGATGAGGTGTTTGCACAAGTGACTTTGATGCCGGAGCCAAAT CAAGATGAGAATACTGTGAAGAAGGAATCTATGCGCCCTCCTCCACCACGATTTCATGTACACTCTTTCTGTAAGACACTAACAGCATCCGATACAAGCACTCATGGTGGATTTTCCGTCTTGAGACGGCATGCTGATGAATGCCTCCCCCCACTG GATATGTCTCGACAGCCTCCAACACAGGAGTTGGTGGCCAAGGATTTACATGGGAATGAGTGGCGCTTCAGGCATATATTCCGCG GCCAACCAAGGAGGCAtcttcttcagagtggttggagTGTCTTCGTTAGTTCAAAAAGGCTTGTTGCTGGGGATGCATTCATATTTCTTAG AGGTGAGAATGGGGAGCTTCGTGTTGGAGTTAGACGTGCCATGAGACAACAGGGAAATGCTCCATCATCGGTGATATCAAGTCATAGCATGCATCTCGGTGTACTCGCGACAGCTTGGCATGCCATTCAAACAAAAACAATGTTCACCGTGTATTACAAACCAAG GACAAGCCCTACCGAGTTTATAGTTCCATATGACCAGTACATGGAGTCCGTGAAAAACAATTACTCCATTGGAATGCGGTTTAAGATGAGATTTGAAGGTGAAGAAGCTCCAGAGCAGAG GTTTACTGGAACTATAGTTGGCACGGAAGATTCTGATCCCAAAAGGTGGCCCGAGTCCAAGTGGAGATGTCTGAAG GTTCGGTGGGATGAAAATTCTACCATTCCCAGGCCAGACCAAGTTTCGCCCTGGAAAATAGAGCCAGCTCTTAGCCCTCCTGCACTTAATGTACCTCCGATTGCAAGGCCAAAAAGGCCTAGATCCAGCATTTTGCCCTCATCTCCTGATTCATCTGTCCTCACTAGGGAAG GTTCATCCAGAATAACTGCAGACCCTTCACAAGCCAGTGGATTTTCGAGGGTCTTGCAAGGTCAAGAGTTATCGACCTTGAGAGGCGGTTTTGCAGAAAGTAATGACTTGGACGTATCTGAGAAACCGATGATATGGCCACCATCAGTGGATGATGAGAAGATTGATATTCATTCTGCGTCAAAAAGATATCTGTCAGACAAATGGTTACCTTTAGGGAGGCCTGAGTCATCTCTCACAGATCTATTATCAGGTTTTGGAGTGCAAAATAACTCCTCCCATGGGTTCTGTTTACCCTCTGCGGACAAAACAGCATTTGGTGCTAGCTTGGTGAAGCGACAAGCACAAGACCAGGAAAAGGATTTCAGCTTACTGGGAAAGCCATGGTCTCTGTTGTCTTCCGGTCTCTCACTTAATCTGATGGATTCAGGATCAAAAGCTCCTGGCCAAGGTGGTGATACTCCCTATCAAATGCAGGGAGATGCTAGGTATAGTGGTTTTGGCGAGTTTTCAGTCCTTCCTGGTCATAGAGTTGACAATCAGCAGGGAAGCTGGTTTATGCCTCAATCAGTGTCGCCTTACTTTCAGCTCTCCTCTCATTCAAGAGAATTGAGGCATAAACCCACTGTAGTTCAGAAACCGGAGGCTGTGAAACCCAAAGAGGGAAACTGCAAACTCTTTGGCATTCCCCTTACAAGTAATGTTTGCACAGATCCTGTAATGACACGGAAacgttcattgatggactcagcAAGTAACATGAATATTGGTATAAATTCTCATCAATCCCCTGCTACTGATTCTGATCAAAGGTCTGAGCAATCAAAGGGATCGAAGGTGCTAGATGATGGGATTACAGCTAATGATCAGGACAAACAATTTCATACCTCTCATCTTGCTGCTAGAGATAGGGATGCCAAAGGTCACAGTAGTTCAACAAGGAGCTGCACCAAG GTTCACAAACAGGGTACAGCACTCGGAAGGTCCGTGGATCTTGCTAAATTCAACAATTACGATGAATTAATTGCTGAACTGGATCAGCTTTTTGATTTTAATGGTGAACTCAAGGCTCGGAGTAAGAGTTGGCTGGTTGTGTACACTGATGACGAGGGTGACATGATGCTTGTTGGAGATGATCCATGGCA GGAATTTTGTGGTATGGTTCGCAAGATTTTTATCTATACAAAAGATGAGGTGCAGCGGATGAATCCCGGAACTCTTAATTCAAAAGGTGAAGACACTTCCTCTGTTGCAGAAGGCTCAGAAGCCAAAGAAGTGAAGAGTCTGCAACATCCTTCTGAATCTGGTCAAGAAGAATCCTAG
- the LOC104116058 gene encoding auxin response factor 2A isoform X2, producing the protein MSTSEVSIKGYSEPIDGSRPVSETVRSAPVVGKVDAETALYTELWRACAGPLVTVPREGELVYYFPQGHIEQVEASTNQVADQQMPLYNLPSKILCRVVNVLLKAEPDTDEVFAQVTLMPEPNDMSRQPPTQELVAKDLHGNEWRFRHIFRGQPRRHLLQSGWSVFVSSKRLVAGDAFIFLRGENGELRVGVRRAMRQQGNAPSSVISSHSMHLGVLATAWHAIQTKTMFTVYYKPRTSPTEFIVPYDQYMESVKNNYSIGMRFKMRFEGEEAPEQRFTGTIVGTEDSDPKRWPESKWRCLKVRWDENSTIPRPDQVSPWKIEPALSPPALNVPPIARPKRPRSSILPSSPDSSVLTREGSSRITADPSQASGFSRVLQGQELSTLRGGFAESNDLDVSEKPMIWPPSVDDEKIDIHSASKRYLSDKWLPLGRPESSLTDLLSGFGVQNNSSHGFCLPSADKTAFGASLVKRQAQDQEKDFSLLGKPWSLLSSGLSLNLMDSGSKAPGQGGDTPYQMQGDARYSGFGEFSVLPGHRVDNQQGSWFMPQSVSPYFQLSSHSRELRHKPTVVQKPEAVKPKEGNCKLFGIPLTSNVCTDPVMTRKRSLMDSASNMNIGINSHQSPATDSDQRSEQSKGSKVLDDGITANDQDKQFHTSHLAARDRDAKGHSSSTRSCTKVHKQGTALGRSVDLAKFNNYDELIAELDQLFDFNGELKARSKSWLVVYTDDEGDMMLVGDDPWQEFCGMVRKIFIYTKDEVQRMNPGTLNSKGEDTSSVAEGSEAKEVKSLQHPSESGQEES; encoded by the exons ATGTCTACTTCAGAGGTGTCGATTAAAGGTTACAGCGAGCCAATTGATGGCTCAAGGCCGGTCTCAGAGACTGTTCGGAGTGCTCCCGTTGTCGGAAAAG TCGATGCTGAGACAGCGTTGTACACGGAGCTTTGGCGCGCGTGTGCCGGTCCACTTGTGACGGTTCCTCGTGAGGGTGAGCTGGTGTACTACTTTCCTCAAGGTCATATCGAGCAG GTTGAAGCATCAActaatcaagtggctgatcagcAGATGCCTTTGTATAATCTTCCTTCTAAGATCCTATGCCGCGTGGTTAACGTCCTGTTGAAG GCTGAACCAGACACTGATGAGGTGTTTGCACAAGTGACTTTGATGCCGGAGCCAAAT GATATGTCTCGACAGCCTCCAACACAGGAGTTGGTGGCCAAGGATTTACATGGGAATGAGTGGCGCTTCAGGCATATATTCCGCG GCCAACCAAGGAGGCAtcttcttcagagtggttggagTGTCTTCGTTAGTTCAAAAAGGCTTGTTGCTGGGGATGCATTCATATTTCTTAG AGGTGAGAATGGGGAGCTTCGTGTTGGAGTTAGACGTGCCATGAGACAACAGGGAAATGCTCCATCATCGGTGATATCAAGTCATAGCATGCATCTCGGTGTACTCGCGACAGCTTGGCATGCCATTCAAACAAAAACAATGTTCACCGTGTATTACAAACCAAG GACAAGCCCTACCGAGTTTATAGTTCCATATGACCAGTACATGGAGTCCGTGAAAAACAATTACTCCATTGGAATGCGGTTTAAGATGAGATTTGAAGGTGAAGAAGCTCCAGAGCAGAG GTTTACTGGAACTATAGTTGGCACGGAAGATTCTGATCCCAAAAGGTGGCCCGAGTCCAAGTGGAGATGTCTGAAG GTTCGGTGGGATGAAAATTCTACCATTCCCAGGCCAGACCAAGTTTCGCCCTGGAAAATAGAGCCAGCTCTTAGCCCTCCTGCACTTAATGTACCTCCGATTGCAAGGCCAAAAAGGCCTAGATCCAGCATTTTGCCCTCATCTCCTGATTCATCTGTCCTCACTAGGGAAG GTTCATCCAGAATAACTGCAGACCCTTCACAAGCCAGTGGATTTTCGAGGGTCTTGCAAGGTCAAGAGTTATCGACCTTGAGAGGCGGTTTTGCAGAAAGTAATGACTTGGACGTATCTGAGAAACCGATGATATGGCCACCATCAGTGGATGATGAGAAGATTGATATTCATTCTGCGTCAAAAAGATATCTGTCAGACAAATGGTTACCTTTAGGGAGGCCTGAGTCATCTCTCACAGATCTATTATCAGGTTTTGGAGTGCAAAATAACTCCTCCCATGGGTTCTGTTTACCCTCTGCGGACAAAACAGCATTTGGTGCTAGCTTGGTGAAGCGACAAGCACAAGACCAGGAAAAGGATTTCAGCTTACTGGGAAAGCCATGGTCTCTGTTGTCTTCCGGTCTCTCACTTAATCTGATGGATTCAGGATCAAAAGCTCCTGGCCAAGGTGGTGATACTCCCTATCAAATGCAGGGAGATGCTAGGTATAGTGGTTTTGGCGAGTTTTCAGTCCTTCCTGGTCATAGAGTTGACAATCAGCAGGGAAGCTGGTTTATGCCTCAATCAGTGTCGCCTTACTTTCAGCTCTCCTCTCATTCAAGAGAATTGAGGCATAAACCCACTGTAGTTCAGAAACCGGAGGCTGTGAAACCCAAAGAGGGAAACTGCAAACTCTTTGGCATTCCCCTTACAAGTAATGTTTGCACAGATCCTGTAATGACACGGAAacgttcattgatggactcagcAAGTAACATGAATATTGGTATAAATTCTCATCAATCCCCTGCTACTGATTCTGATCAAAGGTCTGAGCAATCAAAGGGATCGAAGGTGCTAGATGATGGGATTACAGCTAATGATCAGGACAAACAATTTCATACCTCTCATCTTGCTGCTAGAGATAGGGATGCCAAAGGTCACAGTAGTTCAACAAGGAGCTGCACCAAG GTTCACAAACAGGGTACAGCACTCGGAAGGTCCGTGGATCTTGCTAAATTCAACAATTACGATGAATTAATTGCTGAACTGGATCAGCTTTTTGATTTTAATGGTGAACTCAAGGCTCGGAGTAAGAGTTGGCTGGTTGTGTACACTGATGACGAGGGTGACATGATGCTTGTTGGAGATGATCCATGGCA GGAATTTTGTGGTATGGTTCGCAAGATTTTTATCTATACAAAAGATGAGGTGCAGCGGATGAATCCCGGAACTCTTAATTCAAAAGGTGAAGACACTTCCTCTGTTGCAGAAGGCTCAGAAGCCAAAGAAGTGAAGAGTCTGCAACATCCTTCTGAATCTGGTCAAGAAGAATCCTAG